The genomic region GAAATTCAATCACGTTTCAGGTAATCCTGTATGAATATCTTAGCGGTAGAACCATTTTACAGCGGCTCCCATAAAGCCTTTCTCAAAGGGCTTGAGAAGCATTCCGGTCACAATATCATTCCCATTAAGCTAAACTATAAAGGCTGGAAATGGCGGATGCACGGGGATTCCGTTACATTGACGGAAATGACGAATAAGGTGAGCGAAGACATTGATCTGTTACTTACGAGCAGCATGACCAATCTTCCCGCATTTATGGCGCTCACGAATCCTAGATTTGCCCATACGCCCGTGATCATGTATATGCATGATAACCAGTTTACCCGCCCCATTCCTGATGGTGAAAAACGAGACCTGACGTATTGTTACATTAACTATTTGAGTATGTTAGTGGCTGATAAACTGCTTTTCTCGTCCCAGTTTCACCTTGATGACTTGATGGACGCCCTTCCTAAATTCTTGGATAATTTTCCCGATGGAAAACAATATGGCACCGTGGATAAAATTTGTGAGAAGAGTATTGTAATGCATCCCGGATTGGACCTGAAAAGCTTTGATAAGCAGCCGGATACCCGGGATCAAAATGAAACTCCTGTGATAGTATGGAATCAACGGTGGCAGTTTGACCGAAATCCAGCAATGTTTTTTAGAGTGCTGAACCGGTTGAATGATATTGATCTTAAATTTGATTTGATTCTGGCAGGAGATACACAACATGAAAAGCCGGAAGAATTTGAAAAAGCATGGAAACGATTTGGCCAGCAAATCACCCATTTTGGTTATGTGGATGACAAAGAAAATTACAGCAAGCTCCTGCACTCGGGAGATATTGTAGTATCAACAGCCAGTTATGAGTTTTTCTGTGTAGCTATCATGGAAGCAATATATTGTGGTTGCCATCCATTGGTGCCCAATAGGTTACATTACCCTGAACTTATCCCTGAAAGCTTACATGACCCATTGTTGCATGCGCCGGTTTTATATGAGACTGAGGATGATTTATTTTATCATCTCAAAGATTTATTGACCGGAAAAACAAAATCCCTTCCCAAAAATTCTCTTCAGAATATTAACAACCATTTAGATTGGTCGAGGCGAATCAAAGATTTTGATCGACTTTTTGAAGAGATGGTTTAATTTTTGGCCTGATTTATTGCTCCTTAGCTAAACTTTCCAAAGTTTAGCGATTGGTCAATTTTTAAAAACTACCTCGCTAACTTTGGAAAGTTTAGTACGGGGTCTAATCAGTGACCTAAAAAGGTGCATCTTCATCGGGAGCGGGATTG from Gracilimonas sp. harbors:
- a CDS encoding DUF3524 domain-containing protein, with product MNILAVEPFYSGSHKAFLKGLEKHSGHNIIPIKLNYKGWKWRMHGDSVTLTEMTNKVSEDIDLLLTSSMTNLPAFMALTNPRFAHTPVIMYMHDNQFTRPIPDGEKRDLTYCYINYLSMLVADKLLFSSQFHLDDLMDALPKFLDNFPDGKQYGTVDKICEKSIVMHPGLDLKSFDKQPDTRDQNETPVIVWNQRWQFDRNPAMFFRVLNRLNDIDLKFDLILAGDTQHEKPEEFEKAWKRFGQQITHFGYVDDKENYSKLLHSGDIVVSTASYEFFCVAIMEAIYCGCHPLVPNRLHYPELIPESLHDPLLHAPVLYETEDDLFYHLKDLLTGKTKSLPKNSLQNINNHLDWSRRIKDFDRLFEEMV